The Triticum dicoccoides isolate Atlit2015 ecotype Zavitan chromosome 6A, WEW_v2.0, whole genome shotgun sequence genome has a window encoding:
- the LOC119317537 gene encoding uncharacterized protein At1g51745-like isoform X2, with translation MGGGSEGGGDADEGCCSVGDTSPGTIVWVRRRNGSWWPGRILGQSELPPSQIMSPRSGTPVKLLGREDASVDWYNLEKSKRVKAFRCGEFDACIERAEATQGTLSKKREKYARREDAILHALELERKLHQTQGFRPAYFSACTKHRKDLGSTRYKSKKRKRKDVSALPAKKEAGQYFLNAGLKINFSESQGTSENLISNHIGDLSHVRHIQGGASLESKENCTIVKKNRSDGSDFDESIEKCDRHRPLVQVLQSSANLTQHSPHNDDYGAILIGGDKDPSPATYRAKRRADFDTESYLQHPDSSSEEHTSSDFVEKHVSESSERECSESETEDDTELLQSANRILPPELRPRDPYFLRTSDRFGHVDNYDDDDDDNEVAYSAYMHQLNQSEEEDGSSEQGVSRWHIKGKRNNRSAVKKSTHMTDGKSCLDKPNGLMKGSVYNTNGINHRKESVQTSDQQVLSNQIKEEPHYDSDETDLFEGTSHPEVNLYHSRTYPSSLKATRDLSRSYIYYNDYENDSSKISPPNWDTDQIFRVDRKAYWDEPSFYQRNGSSRLGRMGPMLFDIDLKVQASYHGEHVPLVSLMSRLDGKAIVGHPIQIEILVDGSTDHLVSGGDISMEESTGAPTAWHTGRRTAMQRIPRSNPLGASMDCGNEGRLAYPDWEMKPVFSKYSTSANHQVKGDKKSMSNSKKRSSASKSQKKPSKKASLSSQKVRTLSSIPTGRRHHGGGTQAKPRTHSGIFGDLIKPDGAIPPVTCVPAKVVFTRILEAVGRPPLAAARRVRMVSPEAQDPT, from the exons ATGGGGGGAGGCTCGGAGGGAGGAGGAGACGCGGACGAGGGCTGCTGCAGCGTCGGGGACACCTCGCCGGGGACCATCGTGTGGGTGCGCCGGAGGAACGGCTCCTGGTGGCCCGGCAGGATCCTGGGCCAATCCGAGCTGCCGCCGTCGCAGATCATGTCTCCAAGGTCCGGCACGCCGGTCAAGCTTCTCGGCCGCGAGGACGCCAGCGT TGACTGGTACAACCTTGAGAAATCAAAGCGCGTTAAAGCATTTAGGTGTGGGGAGTTCGATGCCTGCATTGAGAGGGCAGAGGCTACTCAAGGGACTCTTTCGAAGAAAAGAGAGAAATATGCACGGAGAGAAGATGCCATTCTTCATGCCCTTGAATTAGAGAGGAAACTGCATCAGACTCAAGGTTTCAGACCTGCCTACTTTTCTG CTTGCACGAAACATCGCAAAGACCTTGGAAGTACTCGCTACAAGAGCAaaaagaggaaaagaaaagatGTATCTGCTCTTCCTGCAAAAAAAGAAGCTGGGCAGTATTTTCTCAATGCCGGTTTGAAGATAAACTTTTCAGAGTCGCAGGGCACCTCAGAGAATCTTATCAGTAACCACATTGGAGACTTATCCCATGTGAGACATATTCAGGGTggagcaagtttagagagcaaggaGAATTGTACAATTGTGAAAAAGAATAGATCGGATGGAAGTGATTTCGATGAATCTATTGAAAAATGTGACAGACACCGACCACTTGTTCAAGTCTTGCAGAGCAGTGCAAACTTGACGCAGCACTCGCCGCACAATGATGATTATGGGGCTATCTTAATTGGGGGAGATAAAGATCCATCACCTGCCACCTATCGGGCTAAAAGAA GAGCTGATTTTGACACCGAAAGTTATCTTCAGCATCCAGATTCCTCTTCTGAGGAACATACATCTTCAGACTTTGTTGAGAAACACGTATCTGAGTCTTCAGAGAGGGAATGCTCAGAAAGTGAAACAGAAGATGATACGGAGCTTTTGCAAA GTGCCAATAGGATTCTGCCTCCAGAGTTACGCCCCCGTGATCCTTATTTCCTTCGGACTTCTGACAGGTTTGGACATGTGgataattatgatgatgatgatgatgacaatgaggtCGCCTATTCTGCTTATATGCATCAATTGAATCAATCAGAGGAAGAGGATGGTTCTTCTGAGCAGGGTGTCTCCCGCTGGCATATAAAAGGTAAACGTAATAACCGTAGTGCAGTGAAGAAATCAACCCATATGACGGATGGAAAATCCTGTTTGGATAAACCCAATGGTCTCATGAAAGGATCTGTGTACAACACAAATGGTATAAATCATAGAAAAGAGAGTGTGCAGACATCCGATCAGCAAGTGCTTAGTAACCAAATCAAAGAGGAGCCCCACTATGATTCTGATGAAACAGATCTATTCGAGGGCACAAGCCACCCTGAGGTTAACTTGTATCATAGTCGAACATACCCATCATCCTTGAAAGCTACAAGAGATCTTAGCCGAAGCTATATCTATTATAATGACTATGAAAATGATTCTTCCAAGATTTCTCCAcctaactgggatacagatcagatATTTCGTGTTGATCGGAAGGCATATTGGGACGAACCTTCATTTTACCAAAGAAATGGCAGTTCACGTTTGGGTCGCATGGGCCCAATGTTGTTTGATATTGACTTGAAGGTCCAAGCCAGCTACCATGGAGAGCATGTTCCTCTTGTTTCCTTGATGAGCAGACTGGATGGCAAAGCAATTGTTGGACACCCTATCCAAATTGAAATACTTGTTGATGGTTCCACTGACCACCTGGTTTCTGGTGGTGATATTAGTATGGAAGAGAGCACAGGAGCTCCAACTGCCTGGCATACAGGCAGGAGGACAGCCATGCAAAGAATTCCCCGTTCTAATCCTTTAGGAGCATCAATGGACTGTGGCAATGAAGGCAGGCTTGCATATCCAGACTGGGAAATGAAACCAGTCTTCAGTAAATACTCAACTTCCGCAAATCACCAGGTTAAGGGTGATAAGAAAAGCATGTCAAATAGTAAGAAGAGGTCATCGGCATCCAAATCTCAAAAGAAGCCATCCAAGAAGGCAAGTCTGTCAAGCCAGAAGGTCAGAACCCTCTCTTCCATTCCCACTGGAAGAAGGCATCATGGAGGTGGCACTCAAGCAAAGCCGCGTACGCACAGTGGCATTTTCGGTGACTTGATCAAACCAGACGGAGCAATTCCACCAGTTACATGTGTCCCTGCAAAGGTTGTGTTCACAAGGATACTGGAAGCAGTTGGTAGGCCACCTCTAGCTGCTGCTCGCCGTGTGAGAATGGTTAGTCCTGAGGCACAAGATCCAACATAG
- the LOC119317537 gene encoding uncharacterized protein At1g51745-like isoform X1, producing the protein MGGGSEGGGDADEGCCSVGDTSPGTIVWVRRRNGSWWPGRILGQSELPPSQIMSPRSGTPVKLLGREDASVDWYNLEKSKRVKAFRCGEFDACIERAEATQGTLSKKREKYARREDAILHALELERKLHQTQGFRPAYFSACTKHRKDLGSTRYKSKKRKRKDVSALPAKKEAGQYFLNAGLKINFSESQGTSENLISNHIGDLSHVRHIQGGASLESKENCTIVKKNRSDGSDFDESIEKCDRHRPLVQVLQSSANLTQHSPHNDDYGAILIGGDKDPSPATYRAKRSIYAYLPSDSGETHSHSDLPSAQMVSTGADFDTESYLQHPDSSSEEHTSSDFVEKHVSESSERECSESETEDDTELLQSANRILPPELRPRDPYFLRTSDRFGHVDNYDDDDDDNEVAYSAYMHQLNQSEEEDGSSEQGVSRWHIKGKRNNRSAVKKSTHMTDGKSCLDKPNGLMKGSVYNTNGINHRKESVQTSDQQVLSNQIKEEPHYDSDETDLFEGTSHPEVNLYHSRTYPSSLKATRDLSRSYIYYNDYENDSSKISPPNWDTDQIFRVDRKAYWDEPSFYQRNGSSRLGRMGPMLFDIDLKVQASYHGEHVPLVSLMSRLDGKAIVGHPIQIEILVDGSTDHLVSGGDISMEESTGAPTAWHTGRRTAMQRIPRSNPLGASMDCGNEGRLAYPDWEMKPVFSKYSTSANHQVKGDKKSMSNSKKRSSASKSQKKPSKKASLSSQKVRTLSSIPTGRRHHGGGTQAKPRTHSGIFGDLIKPDGAIPPVTCVPAKVVFTRILEAVGRPPLAAARRVRMVSPEAQDPT; encoded by the exons ATGGGGGGAGGCTCGGAGGGAGGAGGAGACGCGGACGAGGGCTGCTGCAGCGTCGGGGACACCTCGCCGGGGACCATCGTGTGGGTGCGCCGGAGGAACGGCTCCTGGTGGCCCGGCAGGATCCTGGGCCAATCCGAGCTGCCGCCGTCGCAGATCATGTCTCCAAGGTCCGGCACGCCGGTCAAGCTTCTCGGCCGCGAGGACGCCAGCGT TGACTGGTACAACCTTGAGAAATCAAAGCGCGTTAAAGCATTTAGGTGTGGGGAGTTCGATGCCTGCATTGAGAGGGCAGAGGCTACTCAAGGGACTCTTTCGAAGAAAAGAGAGAAATATGCACGGAGAGAAGATGCCATTCTTCATGCCCTTGAATTAGAGAGGAAACTGCATCAGACTCAAGGTTTCAGACCTGCCTACTTTTCTG CTTGCACGAAACATCGCAAAGACCTTGGAAGTACTCGCTACAAGAGCAaaaagaggaaaagaaaagatGTATCTGCTCTTCCTGCAAAAAAAGAAGCTGGGCAGTATTTTCTCAATGCCGGTTTGAAGATAAACTTTTCAGAGTCGCAGGGCACCTCAGAGAATCTTATCAGTAACCACATTGGAGACTTATCCCATGTGAGACATATTCAGGGTggagcaagtttagagagcaaggaGAATTGTACAATTGTGAAAAAGAATAGATCGGATGGAAGTGATTTCGATGAATCTATTGAAAAATGTGACAGACACCGACCACTTGTTCAAGTCTTGCAGAGCAGTGCAAACTTGACGCAGCACTCGCCGCACAATGATGATTATGGGGCTATCTTAATTGGGGGAGATAAAGATCCATCACCTGCCACCTATCGGGCTAAAAGAAGTATATATGCATACCTGCCTAGTGATTCTGGTGAAACTCATAGTCATAGTGATTTACCTTCTGCTCAAATGGTTTCTACAGGAGCTGATTTTGACACCGAAAGTTATCTTCAGCATCCAGATTCCTCTTCTGAGGAACATACATCTTCAGACTTTGTTGAGAAACACGTATCTGAGTCTTCAGAGAGGGAATGCTCAGAAAGTGAAACAGAAGATGATACGGAGCTTTTGCAAA GTGCCAATAGGATTCTGCCTCCAGAGTTACGCCCCCGTGATCCTTATTTCCTTCGGACTTCTGACAGGTTTGGACATGTGgataattatgatgatgatgatgatgacaatgaggtCGCCTATTCTGCTTATATGCATCAATTGAATCAATCAGAGGAAGAGGATGGTTCTTCTGAGCAGGGTGTCTCCCGCTGGCATATAAAAGGTAAACGTAATAACCGTAGTGCAGTGAAGAAATCAACCCATATGACGGATGGAAAATCCTGTTTGGATAAACCCAATGGTCTCATGAAAGGATCTGTGTACAACACAAATGGTATAAATCATAGAAAAGAGAGTGTGCAGACATCCGATCAGCAAGTGCTTAGTAACCAAATCAAAGAGGAGCCCCACTATGATTCTGATGAAACAGATCTATTCGAGGGCACAAGCCACCCTGAGGTTAACTTGTATCATAGTCGAACATACCCATCATCCTTGAAAGCTACAAGAGATCTTAGCCGAAGCTATATCTATTATAATGACTATGAAAATGATTCTTCCAAGATTTCTCCAcctaactgggatacagatcagatATTTCGTGTTGATCGGAAGGCATATTGGGACGAACCTTCATTTTACCAAAGAAATGGCAGTTCACGTTTGGGTCGCATGGGCCCAATGTTGTTTGATATTGACTTGAAGGTCCAAGCCAGCTACCATGGAGAGCATGTTCCTCTTGTTTCCTTGATGAGCAGACTGGATGGCAAAGCAATTGTTGGACACCCTATCCAAATTGAAATACTTGTTGATGGTTCCACTGACCACCTGGTTTCTGGTGGTGATATTAGTATGGAAGAGAGCACAGGAGCTCCAACTGCCTGGCATACAGGCAGGAGGACAGCCATGCAAAGAATTCCCCGTTCTAATCCTTTAGGAGCATCAATGGACTGTGGCAATGAAGGCAGGCTTGCATATCCAGACTGGGAAATGAAACCAGTCTTCAGTAAATACTCAACTTCCGCAAATCACCAGGTTAAGGGTGATAAGAAAAGCATGTCAAATAGTAAGAAGAGGTCATCGGCATCCAAATCTCAAAAGAAGCCATCCAAGAAGGCAAGTCTGTCAAGCCAGAAGGTCAGAACCCTCTCTTCCATTCCCACTGGAAGAAGGCATCATGGAGGTGGCACTCAAGCAAAGCCGCGTACGCACAGTGGCATTTTCGGTGACTTGATCAAACCAGACGGAGCAATTCCACCAGTTACATGTGTCCCTGCAAAGGTTGTGTTCACAAGGATACTGGAAGCAGTTGGTAGGCCACCTCTAGCTGCTGCTCGCCGTGTGAGAATGGTTAGTCCTGAGGCACAAGATCCAACATAG
- the LOC119317538 gene encoding transcription factor EAT1-like yields the protein MIAEGGYFDGSRDAILMAGSLIHDSLDSICDSTEIAQGNFHGPSFFIEDICNPTNLTSEPARTINHIQHRAEFDMDQDLHGHMIQETQVETSNWVPAMFGTQNHIISQQSIEQQMDDYDAASYPDGAHTTAPDLLNLLQIPRYSMTTAFPSTEHIFGDPGQNAGNQLDINNDVLGRAIHDSGMMLGDLTLPLQYNGNQSHLFKDLYHSLPQSFGLFSSDDERDRTMGVVGAAGNILQEIDGRQFGSPKLGRSKKGGFGKAKANFATEKERREQINVKYGALRSLLPSPTKNDRASIVGDAIEYINELNRTLKELTSLVEGDTKHRMKMLKLDDAARDNGESSSLQQVKDDQDSQLNGAIRSSWIQRRSKECHVDVRIVGNEINIKFTEKKKTNSLLCAAKVIDEFRLELIHVVGGIIGDQRIFMFNTKISEGSSVYASALASKLLRAMEMEHLAVDIFS from the exons ATGATTGCTGAGGGAGGTTATTTTGATGGTTCCAGAGATGCTATCCTCATGGCAGGATCACTGATTCATGATTCCCTGGACTCTATTTGTGACAGTACAGAGATTGCGCAAGGAAACTTCCACGGTCCCTCCTTTTTCATAGAAGATATATGCAATCCAACCAATCTTACCTCTGAGCCTGCACGAACTATCAACCATATACAACATCGGGCTGAATTTGACATGGATCAGGATCTTCACGGCCACATGATACAGGAGACCCAGGTAGAAACTTCAAATTGGGTTCCTGCAATGTTCGGTACCCAAAATCATATCATCAGTCAACAGTCAATTGAACAACAAATGGATGACTATGATGCTGCATCATATCCAGATGGTGCTCACACAACTGCACCTGATCTCCTAAATCTTCTACAGATCCCAAGGTACAGTATGACTACTGCATTCCCTTCGACAGAACATATCTTTGGTGATCCAGGGCAGAATGCTGGCAACCAATTGGACATCAACAATGATGTTCTGGGAAGAGCAATTCATGACAGTGGGATGATGCTCGGTGATTTAACTCTACCATTACAATATAATGGTAATCAATCTCACCTATTCAAGGATCTCTATCATTCACTTCCGCAAAGTTTTGGGCTGTTCTCCAGTGATGATGAGAGAGATCGGACGATGGGGGTAGTAGGAGCTGCAGGAAATATTCTCCAAGAGATAGACGGGAGGCAGTTTGGTAGTCCCAAACTGGGAAGAAGTAAGAAAGGTGGCTTTGGCAAGGCAAAAGCTAACTTTGCAACTGAAAAAGAGAGGAGGGAGCAGATAAATGTGAAATATGGGGCTTTAAGATCACTGCTGCCAAGCCCTACGAAG AATGACCGAGCCTCTATAGTTGGAGATGCCATCGAATACATCAATGAGCTGAACAGAACATTGAAGGAACTGACAAGTTTGGTGGAAGGCGATACCAAACATAGGATGAAGATGCTTAAGTTGGATGACGCAGCACGTGACAACGGAGAAAGTTCGTCGCTGCAGCAAGTGAAGGACGATCAAGACAGTCAGCTGAATGGAGCTATAAGGAGCTCATGGATACAAAGGAGGTCCAAGGAATGCCATGTTGATGTCCGCATAGTTGGTAATGAGATCAACATCAAGTTCACTGAAAAGAAGAAGACTAATTCTTTGCTTTGTGCTGCAAAGGTTATTGATGAGTTTCGTCTTGAACTCATCCATGTTGTTGGGGGGATTATTGGAGATCAACGTATATTCATGTTCAACACAAAG ATATCTGAGGGCTCCTCGGTCTATGCCAGTGCGTTGGCTTCGAAGCTCCTCCGAGCTATGGAGATGGAGCATCTCGCTGTTGATATCTTCAGTTAG
- the LOC119317540 gene encoding cell division cycle 20.2, cofactor of APC complex-like, giving the protein MDAGSHSISSGKNSAAAVQRPPLQEAGSRPYMPPLSTTSRNPAAKCYGDRFIPDRSAMDMDMAHYLLTETKKDKENAAAIAASPSKEAYRRLLAEKLLNNRTRILAFRNKPPEPENVFAADTVSSHQAKPAKQRRYIPQSAERTLDAPDLVDDYYLNLMDWGSSNVLSIALGDTMYLWDASSGSTSELVTVEEDNGPITSVSWAPDGRHLAIGLNSSDIQLWDTSSNRLLRTLKGVHESRVGSLAWNNNILTTGGMDGRIVNNDVRIRDHAVQTYQGHSQEVCGLKWSGSGQQLASGGNDNLLHIWDVSMASSMPSAGRNQWLHRLEDHMAAVKALAWCPFQSNLLATGGGGSDRCIKFWNTHTGACLNSVDTGSQVCSLLWNKNERELLSSHGFTQNQLTLWKYPSMVKMAELTGHTSRVLFMAQSPDGCTVASAAADETLRFWNVFGTPEVTKPAPKASQSGMFSSSFAHIR; this is encoded by the exons ATGGACGCAGGCTCCCACTCGATCTCTTCCGGCAAGAACAGCGCCGCCGCCGTGCAGCGCCCGCCGCTCCAGGAGGCCGGCTCCCGCCCCTACATGCCACCGCTCAGCACCACCTCGCGCAACCCGGCGGCCAAGTGCTAC GGGGACAGGTTCATCCCGGACCGGTCAGCGATGGACATGGACATGGCGCACTACCTGCTCACGGAGaccaagaaggacaaggagaacgcgGCGGCCATCGCGGCGTCCCCCTCCAAGGAGGCGTACCGGAGGCTTCTCGCGGAGAAGCTGCTCAACAACCGGACGCGGATCCTCGCCTTCAGGAACAAGCCGCCGGAGCCGGAAAACGTCTTCGCTGCCGACACGGTTTCTTCTCACCAGGCCAAGCCGGCCAAGCAGAGGCGCTACATTCCCCAG TCTGCCGAGAGGACTCTGGATGCACCGGACCTCGTCGACGACTACTACCTCAACCTGATGGACTGGGGGAGCAGCAACGTGTTGTCCATTGCTCTGGGCGACACCATGTACTTGTGGGACGCATCCAGTGGATCAACATCTGAGCTTGTGACAGTCGAGGAGGACAATGGCCCCATCACCAGCGTCAGCTGGGCTCCTGATGGCCGCCATCTTGCTATTGGGCTCAACTCGTCTGACATTCAGCTCTGGGACACCAGCTCCAACCGCCTG TTGAGGACTCTGAAAGGTGTGCATGAGTCAAGGGTCGGTTCGCTGGCATGGAACAACAACATCCTGACGACTGGCGGCATGGACGGTAGGATTGTGAACAACGACGTAAGGATCAGGGACCATGCCGTGCAGACGTACCAGGGGCACAGCCAGGAGGTGTGCGGGCTCAAGTGGTCAGGCTCAGGGCAGCAACTGGCGAGCGGTGGCAACGACAACCTTTTGCACATTTGGGACGTGTCGATGGCATCCTCCATGCCGTCCGCAGGCCGCAACCAGTGGCTGCACAGGCTTGAGGACCACATGGCTGCGGTGAAGGCGCTCGCATGGTGCCCATTCCAGAGCAACCTGCTGGCAACTGGCGGTGGCGGCAGCGACCGCTGCATCAAGTTCTGGAACACACACACCGGTGCATGCCTCAACTCTGTTGATACTGGGTCGCAGGTGTGCTCCCTTCTGTGGAACAAGAATGAGAGAGAGCTGCTGAGCTCACACGGATTCACCCAGAACCAGCTGACATTGTGGAAGTACCCTTCCATGGTCAAGATGGCTGAACTCACTGGCCATACCTCCCGTGTCCTCTTCATGGCACAG AGTCCTGATGGTTGCACGGTAGCATCTGCTGCTGCGGACGAGACCCTCCGCTTCTGGAACGTGTTTGGCACTCCTGAGGTAACCAAGCCTGCACCCAAGGCTTCACAGTCCGGCATGTTCAGCAGCAGCTTCGCCCATATCCGATGA